A segment of the Asinibacterium sp. OR53 genome:
TAGCTTCAGCAGTTGGGGCCCCAGCGATGATGGCCGTATCAAACCAGACCTGGTTGCAGACGGCATCAATGTGTTATCGAGTATCGCCACTTCGAACAATAGCTATGCCAGTTACAGTGGTACATCCATGGCATCGCCCAATGCAGCGGGGTCTTTGTTCCTCCTGCAGGAATATTATTCCAAATTGAAAAGCAGTTCCACAGCTTTTATGCGTTCCGCTACGTTGAAAGGCCTGGCCATTCATACTGCAGAAGCAGCAGGCACTAATCCGGGACCCAATTATATGTTCGGATGGGGTTTGTTGAACGTTGAGAAAGCGGCGGCAGTAATGACCGCTGCTATTGGCAGCAACAATGCAACTACCAGTAAGCACCTGTTATATGAAAATTCACTCGACAACAACAGCTCCAGCAGCTTTACGATTCCTGTGGTAAGCTCGGGTAATGGTCCTTTAAAAGCTACCATCAGTTGGACCGATGTGGCAGGACCTGTAGAGACCGTTATGAGTGATACCACCAAAAGGCTGGTCAACGACCTTGATCTCCGTATTACCCAGGGCAGCCGTACTTATAAGCCCTGGACACTCGACCCTACCAATCCTGGTGCTGCAGCGGTGCCGGGAGATAACAGGACAGATAATATGGAGCGCATTGATATAGACAGCACAGTTCCCGGACGAACTTATACCATCACAGTTACCCATAAAGGTTCTCTCGTAAACAACGCGCAAGCTTATACCTTATTGGTAAGCGGCGCAGGCGGAACCGCTTATTGCCCTTCTGCTCCCGCATCAAGTGCCGGATCGAGGATCGACAGTGTGAGCTTCTCCTCTATTCATTACGCCAATCCCGGTACTGCTACTACGTATACCGATAATACCAAACTCACTGCCAACATCGAACCCCTGCAAAACATTCCCATCTATGTGAAAGTGGGCAGTGCTGATGCTTCGGCTGCCAGCAAAATTGTAAAGGTCTTTATCGACTACAACAACAACGGCAGCTTTGCCGATTCGGGCGAATTGGTGGCAGTAAGCAGTGTTCTGTCTAATGGAAGTGTTTTTCAGGCAACTGTCAGTACCCCCAATACCCTGGTAGTGGGTAATTTTTATATGATGCGCATTGTGGAGGAAGAAACGACAGATACCAGTGTGGTGACACCTTGCAGCAATCCAGGTTATGTAAGAGGCGAAACCCAGGATTACCGTCTCCGGGCGGTGCCGCCTTCAATAGATATAGCAGCAGCGGGTATCGCTACGCCGGCCGCGCTTGAGTGTCCAGATAACCCTAAGTATTTTACCGTAACACTGAAGAATAACGGAACGGCCGCCCAAACCAATATACCGGTGCAGGTAGTGGTGAAAAACAGCGGCGGCACAACAGTGGCTACACTTACGGATACTTTGAAAAGAAACCTGGCTTCCCTCAGTTCTGATAATTTCACTTTGCAAACGCCTGTAAGCAGCATGGCGCCGGGGACGTATTCGATCACCGCTACCGCTTCATTACCAGGTGACCAGCTTCCTGCCAACAATACGATCACTACTAGCATTACCATCAGTTCTTCACCGGCAGGTCCTGCTGCTACGGCCGAACTTTGTGGCAACACCGTATTCCTCAAAGCAACCAATCCGCAGCAGGGTGGCAATTATCTCTGGTACACATCTGCAACAACTGCTTCTCCTTTTGCAACAGGAGCGAGTACCAATACAGCCAACATTACCAGCGACAAAACTTATTATGCGGGCACAGACGCAGATGTGTTCATTGGGCCTCCTACTAAAATGTTCTATACCAGCGGAGGCTATAATAACTTCTCAGGAAACCTCATCAAGTTCAACAACAGTGTACCGGTTACGTTGAAAAGTGTCAGGTTGTACACCAGCAATCCCGGCACCATCAAATTTACTGTAGCCAACCTGGGTTCTGCCGATCTTACCAACCGCACGTATACCTACACAATCCTGGCCTCCACCACATTGAATGTTTCTTCTTCCAACCCTGTTATACAGCCGGCTACTTCAGGTGAGGTTACAGGCAATGATCCGAAAGATACCGGTGCGGTTTATTTCCTCAACCTGCCCGTAACGCAGACAGGAGATCATATCCTCATCACCGAATGCGATGCAGGTGGCGCCACCATTTTCAGGAACAACAATATCTCCGGAAGTAACACGTATCCTATGGGCATACCCGGTATCATGACCATCACCGGCAATACCCTTGATGTATTCCCGCAAAGCGGTCAGCCTTCATCGGCCTATTATTATTTCCTGTATAATTTGAATGTTACCACGAGCGCCTGTATGAGCACGAGAACAGCGGTAGTGGCTACATCACCCATAACACCTGTTATCACACAGGTGGGCGATTCGCTTGTTAGCAGCGTAAGCGGTAACCTGCAGTGGTATGTAGACGGACAAGCCATCCCCGGAGCAAACGGGCAGAAATACAAACCGATGAATTCAGGAGCTTATACTGTTTCTGTAACGGATGGTATTGGATGTATGAAAACTTCCAACCCTTTCCAGGTAGCTGTTACAGCTATTCCACCGGAAGTGCTTGCCAGGGAGATCAAGCTCAGTGTATCACCCAACCCCAACGACGGACGTTTCAATCTTTCGTTTGAAGTGAATACCAAAGCAGATCTCGGCATTGCCGTTTTCAATGCAGCCGGACAGCAGGTGTACCTGCGTTCGTATCCAGGCTTCTCTGGCAAGTTCTCTTCGCAGATTGACCTGGGTCAACTCAGTGCTGAATTCTACATATTGAAAATTCAGCACGATAAAAAAACCTATTCGCAAAAAATACTCATCGAACGATGAGCCAATATCTTATCTATGCGTTTGTTGATGATCTCTTTGTTATGCGGATTGGGTATCGCCGTTTCTGCACAGAAAACCAACCTGGTATATGGCTACCTGAAAGACAGCATCAGTGCTGAACCGGTGGTGCTGGCCAGTGTAACCAATATGAACACAGGCACTACTGTGATGACCAATTACCGTGGACTTTTTAAACTGCCTGTGACCGAAAACCAGGTATTGTCTTTTGGTGCCATCGGATA
Coding sequences within it:
- a CDS encoding S8 family serine peptidase — its product is MLKKSMLCLALMIGIVTIGLAQVSTNNKILEQAARGYRILEEDGYTRAMSMAKQKGWPLVITGKNGARAVLVGVDAFNYPKYYLTNNNTIAAATTRANQLWPGGASGLNLSGSSDYLANKMGIWDGGRPLDTHVELTGRIVQKEAATVAYDDHATHTTGTLMASGVNPYAKGMSFGLKSIIAYDFKNDISEMALEAPGLLISNHSYSIIAGWNYNDSKTRWEFYGRPNENRDYKFGYYSSDAQALDSITYYAPNYLIVKSAGNNRTSNGPPVDSPYYRYDANNQMVLAGKRPAGISNNDSYGSIPWDCNAKNILTIGAVQGLPNGYSRPSDVVMASFSSWGPSDDGRIKPDLVADGINVLSSIATSNNSYASYSGTSMASPNAAGSLFLLQEYYSKLKSSSTAFMRSATLKGLAIHTAEAAGTNPGPNYMFGWGLLNVEKAAAVMTAAIGSNNATTSKHLLYENSLDNNSSSSFTIPVVSSGNGPLKATISWTDVAGPVETVMSDTTKRLVNDLDLRITQGSRTYKPWTLDPTNPGAAAVPGDNRTDNMERIDIDSTVPGRTYTITVTHKGSLVNNAQAYTLLVSGAGGTAYCPSAPASSAGSRIDSVSFSSIHYANPGTATTYTDNTKLTANIEPLQNIPIYVKVGSADASAASKIVKVFIDYNNNGSFADSGELVAVSSVLSNGSVFQATVSTPNTLVVGNFYMMRIVEEETTDTSVVTPCSNPGYVRGETQDYRLRAVPPSIDIAAAGIATPAALECPDNPKYFTVTLKNNGTAAQTNIPVQVVVKNSGGTTVATLTDTLKRNLASLSSDNFTLQTPVSSMAPGTYSITATASLPGDQLPANNTITTSITISSSPAGPAATAELCGNTVFLKATNPQQGGNYLWYTSATTASPFATGASTNTANITSDKTYYAGTDADVFIGPPTKMFYTSGGYNNFSGNLIKFNNSVPVTLKSVRLYTSNPGTIKFTVANLGSADLTNRTYTYTILASTTLNVSSSNPVIQPATSGEVTGNDPKDTGAVYFLNLPVTQTGDHILITECDAGGATIFRNNNISGSNTYPMGIPGIMTITGNTLDVFPQSGQPSSAYYYFLYNLNVTTSACMSTRTAVVATSPITPVITQVGDSLVSSVSGNLQWYVDGQAIPGANGQKYKPMNSGAYTVSVTDGIGCMKTSNPFQVAVTAIPPEVLAREIKLSVSPNPNDGRFNLSFEVNTKADLGIAVFNAAGQQVYLRSYPGFSGKFSSQIDLGQLSAEFYILKIQHDKKTYSQKILIER